One window from the genome of Salvia miltiorrhiza cultivar Shanhuang (shh) chromosome 7, IMPLAD_Smil_shh, whole genome shotgun sequence encodes:
- the LOC130992275 gene encoding uncharacterized protein LOC130992275, with amino-acid sequence MRRTASQPLLRHFLEDEEFEDEVLRAEPKPFRDVDPLTRQLSCISIPKRDSKKTCEELSCGAWRQEQRSGAAKLKKQLKARWAIQKLIDEQLGRLKAHYGRAMGPTKMSDVADLLMPKWAPPHEVAAVFWLGDWRPSTVLELLRSIARSLDVWDPVAVERALSQLINDMRSEEAVIDEEITELHSNCVLHLPFGPAHNHTNWPALAHVRSELRKVHRVIVKAQNLRIKALEFVVKKVLSQSDAAEFLVAFMGIQDVINEITTKFKTRNALPPAPFKNSDSAWN; translated from the exons atgaggagaaCTGCGTCTCAACCCCTGCT GAGGCATTTTCTTGAAGATGAGGAATTTGAAGATGAAGTTTTGAGGGCCGAACCCAAACCTTTCAGAGATGTTGATCCTCTAACCAGACAACTCTCCTGCATCTCCATCCCTAAAAGAGATTCCAAGAAAACTT GTGAAGAGTTATCCTGCGGAGCGTGGAGGCAAGAGCAGAGGAGTGGAGCCGCAAAGCTCAAGAAACAGCTCAAGGCAAGATGGGCCATTCAGAAGCTAATCGACGAGCAACTGGGGCGATTGAAGGCCCATTACGGGCGGGCCATGGGCCCAACCAAGATGTCCGACGTGGCCGACCTGCTCATGCCGAAATGGGCCCCACCCCACGAAGTCGCCGCCGTGTTCTGGCTGGGCGACTGGCGGCCCTCCACCGTCCTGGAGCTCCTCCGCTCCATCGCCCGCTCCTTGGACGTGTGGGACCCCGTCGCGGTGGAACGGGCCCTCTCCCAACTCATCAACGACATGCGCAGCGAAGAGGCCGTCATCGACGAGGAAATCACCGAGCTCCACTCCAACTGCGTCCTTCACCTCCCTTTCGGCCCGGCCCACAACCACACCAATTGGCCCGCCCTAGCCCACGTTCGCTCCGAGCTCAGGAAGGTCCACCGGGTCATCGTCAAGGCCCAAAATCTGAG GATTAAGGCATTGGAGTTCGTGGTGAAGAAGGTGCTGAGCCAAAGTGATGCAGCAGAGTTCCTAGTTGCATTTATGGGAATTCAAGATGTGATTAATGAGATTACCACCAAATTTAAGACGCGCAATGCACTGCCGCCTGCACCGTTCAAGAATTCCGACTCTGCTTGGAACTGA
- the LOC130992273 gene encoding E3 ubiquitin-protein ligase KEG-like, protein MAEQISPVVHFDFELYDGDPDQLRTVDATPALPNSYIDPASLKLKYRIGHGLFGDVWVATHHQSGTDYDQYHEVVVKMLHSIKEGHEKEFLHRFEELWRNSKSKKLQGVCWLHGISIISGKICIALKSYEGSIGDRMAQMNGGKLSLADVLRYGIELAKDIQQLHQIGLLVLNLKPNNFLLDERDHVVLGDFGIPYLLLGIPWRDPQVAVRLGTLNYMAPEQWRPGVRGPISYETDSWGFGCSIIEMLTGSPPWLGRSPEEMHQAIVIRQEKPRVPCGLPPVVEDVLKGCFEIDFRNRPLMTDILQAFESSRKAVYSDGSWSNQGSNLNVNKPHCSGYSTWFLSKDRLQIGDTVRSRKDLSTCKPISLVVKEGVVVGLEKDGERDAFALVQIPNMHNQLRLNAITIERVTFGFASGDWVQLIKGNEQHASLGILHHIHRDGTAVAGFLGLETLWRGHHSELRVAEPFSVGQFVRLKASIATPQFEWPHKRGGSWASGRVAHVLPNGCLEVKFPGRLVLGDELSCFMASPEEVERVSFDMCPGIADKYELAEDFHWAVRPLAIAFGVLTATKLGSFVGRNVVGGLLYKRTRIRKQQIDAASNQSNGNPAWLPPKVAHIIFKEGTTTIPNSR, encoded by the exons ATGGCTGAACAAATTTCACCGGTAGTCCATTTTGATTTTGAACTTTATGATGGAGATCCTGATCAGTTAAGAACTGTTGACGCTACTCCTGCGCTGCCCAACTCATATATTGATCCTGCATCATTGAAACTCAAATACAGGATTGGCCACGGACTGTTTGGTGATGTTTGGGTAGCCACACATCATCAATCAGGAACAGACTATGATCAGTATCATGAAGTTGTGGTTAAGATGTTGCATTCAATAAAGGAGGGTCACGAAAAAGAGTTTCTTCATAGGTTTGAAGAACTATGGAGAAACTCAAAGTCCAAAAAATTGCAAGGTGTCTGTTGGTTGCATGGGATCTCAATTATATCCGGGAAG ATCTGCATAGCATTAAAATCTTATGAGGGGTCAATAGGTGACAGGATGGCGCAGATGAATGGAGGAAAGCTTTCATTAGCCGATGTTCTGAG GTATGGTATTGAATTGGCCAAAGACATTCAACAACTTCACCAAATAGGTCTCCTAGTTCTGAACCTTAAGCCAAATAATTTCCTTCTCGACGAGCGTGACCATGTTGTCCTTGGAGACTTTGGGATCCCTTACTTGCTTCTCGGGATTCCTTGGCGTGATCCTCAAGTAGCTGTGCGACTGGGAACCCTCAATTACATGGCACCTGAACAATGGCGACCTGGAGTGAGAGGTCCGATATCCTATGAGACCGATTCTTGGGGATTTGGCTGCAGCATTATTGAAATGCTGACTGGCTCTCCGCCCTGGTTGGGGAGATCCCCAGAGGAAATGCACCAAGCAATTGTAATACGGCAAGAGAAGCCCCGGGTTCCATGTGGTCTTCCTCCTGTGGTTGAAGATGTCCTAAAGGGCTGTTTTGAGATTGACTTTCGCAACCGACCGCTAATGACAGACATTCTACAAGCATTTGAAAG CTCGCGGAAGGCTGTTTACAGTGACGGGTCATGGAGTAACCAAGGGAGCAATCTGAATGTGAATAAGCCGCACTGCAGTGGCTACAGCACGTGGTTCCTCTCAAAAGATCGCCTTCAGATTGGGGATACAGTTCGTTCAAGAAAGGATCTAAGCACATGCAAGCCCATCAGTTTGGTTGTAAAGGAAGGAGTTGTGGTGGGACTGGAGAAGGATGGCGAAAGGGATGCATTCGCCCTGGTGCAAATCCCTAACATGCACAATCAACTTAGGCTGAACGCCATAACCATAGAGAGGGTCACCTTTGGTTTTGCATCAGGGGATTGGGTGCAACTGATAAAAGGAAACGAGCAGCACGCATCTCTTGGAATTTTGCACCACATTCACCGTGATGGAACTGCTGTTGCCGGCTTCTTGGGGCTGGAAACTCTATGGAGGGGGCACCACTCCGAGCTCAGAGTGGCGGAGCCATTCTCGGTGGGGCAGTTTGTGAGGTTGAAGGCTAGTATCGCCACTCCCCAATTCGAGTGGCCTCATAAAAGGGGAGGGTCCTGGGCGAGTGGAAGAGTCGCACACGTTCTTCCAAACGGGTGCCTGGAGGTGAAATTCCCCGGAAGGCTTGTCCTTGGAGACGAACTCAGTTGTTTCATGGCTAGCCCCGAGGAAGTGGAGCGCGTCTCCTTCGACATGTGTCCTGGTATTGCGGACAAGTATGAACTGGCTGAGGACTTTCACTGGGCAGTGCGGCCTCTGGCAATAGCATTCGGTGTATTGACGGCCACAAAGTTGGGCAGCTTTGTCGGAAGAAACGTCGTTGGAGGGCTGCTGTACAAGCGTACAAGGATTCGGAAGCAGCAGATCGACGCCGCCAGCAATCAAAGTAATGGCAACCCAGCATGGCTCCCGCCAAAAGTTGCTCACATCATCTTTAAAGAAGGCACCACCACCATTCCCAATTCTCGCTGA
- the LOC130992276 gene encoding la-related protein 1A-like, which yields MPNDRRQVAPPPPPPPQPVFFPYNHPYAYTPPPVSWSFVRPQLPIPSWDNHTYVYTQTLPSLSSFVSPPPPPTPPSLPFWNNAQTLHPPSFPTPTPAPPFPLAYNTPPLMHPPSFPTPTPSAPPLPLHPPSNSFPPNKEEDLSHKILKQIEYYFCDNNLAKDLHLKDQMDIDNGWVSIEVIAGFNRIKEMTDDIKLILDSLKHSDTIEVEGDKLRRRTTWKKWIAYRKVAPYGIKVVRSNSHQLRNVKQRQRN from the exons ATGCCTAATGATCGACGTCAGGtggcgccaccaccaccaccaccgccacaaCCAGTTTTCTTCCCTTATAACCATCCATACGCGTACACGCCGCCGCCTGTATCTTGGTCGTTTGTTCGTCCACAACTACCTATACCCTCTTGGGACAACCATACTTACGTTTATACTCAAACACTGCCTTCATTATCTTCATTTGtttctccaccaccaccaccaacacCGCCTTCTTTGCCTTTTTGGAACAATGCTCAAACATTGCATCCACCTTCCTTCCCAACACCAACACCAGCACCGCCTTTTCCTTTAGCTTATAATACTCCACCATTAATGCATCCACCTTCCTTCCCAACACCAACACCATCAGCACCGCCTTTACCCTTGCATCCACCTTCCAATTCCTTCCCTCCCAACAAAGAAGAAGATTTGAGCCACAAGATTCTCAAACAAATTGAATATTATTTTTG TGATAACAATCTTGCCAAAGATCTTCATCTGAAAGACCAAATGGACATCGACAACGGATGGGTTTCGATTGAGGTTATTGCCGGTTTTAATCGA ATAAAAGAGATGACAGATGATATTAAGTTGATTCTGGACAGCTTGAAACATTCAGATACAATTGAAGTCGAG GGAGACAAACTAAGGCGACGTACTACTTGGAAGAAATGGATAGCTTATCGTAAAGTAGCGCCTTATGGAATAAAGGTTGTTCGATCGAATTCCCACCAGTTAAGGAATGTCAAGCAAAGACAAAGGAATTAA
- the LOC130992277 gene encoding uncharacterized protein LOC130992277 — translation MVMVLPRPNSRNRPTKKLIPFSLYNRTLTYRKLPEQQFLNLSVLKLDGSSFSLHVARNATVAGLKFAVEEEFNMFPQDERTRLWALIWSHFCLCYEGQKLIHDVACIKKYGIRDGDQLRFIQHLRIDLVPTPKQAKDPRVKSKHGSTCKHDSEDECAELRYLLPQSKSRLKASFKGLLSCSKF, via the exons ATGGTGATGGTTTTGCCTAGACCCAACAGTAGAAATCGACCCACCAAAAAATtaatcccattttctctttacAACCGGACTCTCACCTATCGAAAGCTTCCGGAGCAGCAGTTTCTCAACCTCTCTGTTCTTAAATTGGACGGCTCTTCCTTCA GTCTTCATGTGGCGAGAAATGCTACAGTGGCCGGGCTTAAATTTGCCGTGGAGGAGGAGTTCAATATGTTTCCCCAAGACGAAAGAACAAGATTATG GGCCCTTATATGGAGCCACTTCTGTTTGTGTTATGAAGGCCAAAAGCTAATCCACGATGTAGCTTGCATCAAAAAATACGGGATCAGAGATGGCGATCAG CTTCGCTTCATCCAGCATTTGAGAATAGACCTTGTGCCAACACCAAAGCAGGCCAAGGATCCAAGAGTCAAGTCCAAACACGGTTCAAC ATGTAAACATGATAGTGAAGATGAATGTGCAGAGCTAAGGTACTTGCTTCCACAATCCAAATCCCGATTAAAGGCTTCTTTCAAGGGGTTGCTCTCATGTTCTAAGTTTTGA
- the LOC130992278 gene encoding PTI1-like tyrosine-protein kinase At3g15890 yields the protein MDFFSIFCCVKGSDRKNQGKKETTWRIFSLKELQLATNNFNYDNKLGEGGFGSVYWGQLWDGSQIAVKRLKSWSNKAEVEFSVEVEILARVRHKNLLTLRGYCAEGQERLIVYDYMTNLSLLSHLHGQHSAECHLDWTRRMNIALGAAEGIVYLHHYATPHIIHRDIKASNVLLDSDFKAQVADFGFAKFIPDGATHVTTRVKGTLGYLAPEYAMLGKASESCDVYSFGILLLELASGKKPLEKLSSTMKRPITDWALPLACERKFSELADVRLDGKYNEEELKRVVFVGLICAHNQPEKRPTMLEVVELLKGDKEKFAALESDEMFKSPPVAEDSCESVTDEKEQKQEIENV from the exons ATGGATTTCTTCTCAATTTTTTGCTGTGTTAAGGGTTCAGATCG TAAAAACCAAGGGAAAAAGGAGACAACATGGAGGATTTTTTCTCTGAAAGAATTGCAATTGGCTACAAACAATTTTAACTATGATAACAAGCTTGGAGAAGGTGGCTTTGGCAGTGTTTATTGGGGTCAGCTCTGGGATGGTTCTCAA ATTGCTGTAAAAAGGTTAAAGTCATGGAGTAACAAGGCAGAGGTTGAGTTTTCTGTTGAAGTCGAGATACTTGCTCGTGTACGGCACAAAAATTTGCTCACATTACGTGGCTATTGTGCTGAAGGGCAAGAGCGTCTGATTGTCTACGACTACATGACCAATCTGAGCTTACTGTCACATCTTCATGGGCAACACTCTGCTGAATGTCATCTCGACTGGACAAGACGGATGAACATTGCTCTTGGTGCTGCTGAGGGCATCGT CTATCTACACCATTATGCAACCCCACACATAATCCACCGAGACATCAAAGCCAGCAATGTGCTGCTAGATTCCGATTTCAAAGCTCAAGTTGCTGATTTTGGATTTGCAAAGTTCATTCCTGACGGTGCAACGCATGTGACCACGAGGGTCAAGGGTACTCTTGGCTACCTTGCCCCAGAGTATGCAATGTTAGGTAAGGCATCAGAGAGCTGTGATGTTTACAGTTTCGGCATTCTCTTGCTCGAGCTTGCTAGTGGCAAGAAGCCACTGGAGAAGCTCAGTTCAACGATGAAACGGCCGATCACAGACTGGGCTCTGCCTCTGGCTTGCGAACGAAAGTTCAGCGAACTTGCAGATGTAAGGCTTGATGGGAAGTACAATGAAGAGGAGCTGAAGAGAGTCGTCTTTGTCGGACTAATCTGTGCGCATAATCAGCCGGAGAAGAGACCGACGATGCTCGAGGTGGTGGAACTGCTAAAAGGAGACAAGGAGAAGTTTGCTGCATTAGAAAGTGATGAAATGTTCAAGAGCCCTCCTGTTGCAGAAGACAGTTGTGAATCTGTCACAGATGAAAAGGAGCAGAAACAAGAAATCGAAAATGTCTGA